The Terriglobus tenax genome contains a region encoding:
- a CDS encoding YifB family Mg chelatase-like AAA ATPase → MLFKTRSAAVYGIDAHLIDVEVDFSTVQQQQESFSTVGLPDAAVKESRDRVRSAIRNSGFDMPPVRITINLAPADIRKEGSGFDLPIALGILGAYGALQATDLTEFLFLGELGLDGTVRAVQGMLPVAVAARQKGIKRMVVPAVNAREAAVVDGVKVYPVRSLLEARELINALATGQESLTPIQLDKSTLLEEIQESLPDFSDVRGQHTAKRALEVAAAGGHNVLMIGPPGSGKTMLAKRFPSILAPLSFEEALETTKIHSVAGVLNAETGLVTHRPFRSPHHTVSDAGLIGGGAVPRPGEVSLAHNGVLFLDELPEFPRNVLEVMRQPLEDGVVTISRASMSLSFPARFMLIAAMNPCPCGYFNDKSRECMCTPPMIQRYVSKVSGPLLDRIDIHIEVPAVQYKELRSGAAAEGSREIRARVLDARRRQHDRFALSPEGARRSQRVFANAQMSTQQIRLHCELASDAERLLERAMQQQGLSARAHDRILKVARTIADLAGEAQINVRHIAEAIQYRTLDRQYWS, encoded by the coding sequence ATGCTCTTTAAGACCCGCAGTGCAGCTGTTTACGGCATCGACGCGCACCTGATTGATGTTGAAGTCGACTTTTCCACAGTGCAGCAGCAGCAGGAAAGCTTCTCGACCGTCGGTCTTCCGGACGCCGCCGTGAAAGAGAGCCGTGATCGCGTGCGCAGCGCCATTCGCAACTCCGGCTTTGACATGCCGCCGGTCCGCATCACCATCAACCTGGCTCCGGCCGATATCCGTAAGGAGGGCTCGGGCTTCGATCTTCCGATCGCTCTCGGCATTCTTGGCGCGTACGGCGCGTTGCAGGCCACGGACCTTACAGAGTTTCTCTTCCTGGGAGAACTTGGACTGGATGGCACCGTGCGCGCGGTGCAGGGCATGTTGCCCGTCGCTGTCGCTGCGCGTCAGAAGGGCATCAAGCGGATGGTGGTCCCCGCGGTGAACGCGCGCGAGGCTGCCGTCGTCGATGGCGTGAAGGTGTATCCCGTGCGCAGTCTTCTGGAGGCACGGGAACTGATCAACGCTCTTGCAACGGGGCAGGAAAGTCTTACTCCGATTCAACTGGATAAAAGCACGCTTCTGGAGGAGATCCAGGAATCTCTCCCGGACTTCTCCGATGTGCGTGGGCAGCACACGGCCAAGCGCGCCCTGGAGGTTGCCGCTGCCGGCGGACACAACGTGCTTATGATCGGTCCGCCGGGAAGCGGCAAGACCATGCTGGCCAAGCGCTTTCCGTCGATCCTTGCACCGCTGAGCTTTGAAGAAGCGCTGGAGACGACCAAGATCCATTCGGTGGCCGGTGTATTGAATGCTGAGACCGGGCTGGTGACACACCGCCCCTTCCGGTCGCCGCACCACACGGTCAGCGATGCCGGACTGATCGGCGGTGGAGCCGTGCCGCGGCCGGGAGAGGTCTCGCTGGCGCACAACGGGGTGCTGTTTCTGGACGAGCTGCCGGAGTTTCCCCGCAACGTTCTGGAGGTGATGCGGCAACCTTTGGAAGATGGTGTTGTTACCATCTCGCGCGCTTCCATGAGTCTGAGCTTTCCGGCGCGGTTCATGCTGATTGCCGCCATGAACCCATGCCCCTGCGGCTACTTCAATGACAAAAGCCGCGAGTGCATGTGTACGCCGCCCATGATTCAGCGGTATGTTTCCAAGGTCTCCGGACCTCTGCTGGACCGGATCGACATCCACATCGAGGTGCCCGCCGTGCAGTATAAGGAGCTGCGCTCGGGCGCGGCGGCGGAGGGCTCGCGCGAGATACGTGCCAGGGTTCTTGATGCCCGGCGGCGGCAGCATGACCGCTTTGCCTTGTCGCCTGAAGGCGCCCGTCGCAGCCAGCGCGTATTTGCCAACGCGCAGATGTCGACGCAGCAGATCCGGCTGCACTGCGAGCTGGCCTCCGATGCGGAACGGTTGCTGGAGCGCGCCATGCAGCAGCAGGGGCTCAGCGCCCGGGCGCATGACCGGATTTTGAAGGTAGCTCGTACCATTGCAGACCTGGCCGGAGAAGCGCAGATTAATGTTCGCCACATTGCAGAAGCGATTCAATATCGGACGCTGGATCGCCAATATTGGTCTTGA
- a CDS encoding HEAT repeat domain-containing protein has protein sequence MKAYTTPLRRSLHMLAWAGGLIALFLCLNAVAPAEPLNRAEEAAAAMDAPKASSTQINSDAWNILEKDASDKKTETLIMVVSALGDLGAEPKAQNMLMEAVGSSDIDVRMAAIASMGQTRNQMFVPTLRKLLDDEKPQIAFAAASTLWTMGDHSGKDVLFAVVDGERKGDAGMLGGAMHQASRDMHSPTEIAKMTAPFFLGPFGIGFAAYNYMHRPGGDSPRVIATELIAQDKSDDVRKVLVDALTDKDAEVRQTAARMLGDFHDDNIAQSLVPLFVDSKPAVRITAAATAIRLTSTRTSPPVAPKHKSKRTKP, from the coding sequence ATGAAGGCCTACACGACCCCACTTCGCCGTTCCCTGCATATGCTTGCGTGGGCCGGCGGGTTGATTGCCCTCTTCCTCTGCCTGAATGCCGTTGCCCCCGCGGAACCGCTGAACCGTGCGGAGGAGGCAGCAGCAGCCATGGACGCTCCCAAGGCAAGCTCCACACAAATCAACAGCGATGCCTGGAACATCCTGGAGAAGGATGCCTCCGACAAAAAGACGGAGACCTTGATCATGGTTGTCTCCGCGCTGGGTGACCTTGGAGCTGAGCCCAAGGCACAGAACATGCTGATGGAAGCCGTCGGCAGCTCCGACATCGACGTGCGCATGGCAGCGATTGCCTCCATGGGCCAGACCAGGAATCAGATGTTTGTCCCCACGCTGCGCAAGCTGCTGGATGACGAGAAGCCGCAGATCGCTTTCGCGGCGGCCAGCACACTGTGGACCATGGGCGACCACTCCGGCAAAGACGTGCTGTTTGCCGTGGTGGACGGAGAGCGCAAGGGCGATGCCGGAATGCTGGGCGGCGCCATGCATCAGGCCAGCAGAGACATGCACTCTCCCACCGAGATTGCAAAGATGACTGCTCCCTTCTTCCTCGGGCCGTTCGGCATCGGTTTTGCCGCTTACAACTACATGCACCGGCCCGGCGGCGACAGCCCGCGCGTCATCGCCACCGAACTGATTGCGCAGGACAAGTCAGACGATGTCCGCAAGGTGCTGGTGGATGCGCTCACGGACAAGGACGCTGAAGTGCGCCAGACGGCGGCCCGCATGCTGGGCGACTTTCATGATGACAACATAGCGCAAAGCCTCGTCCCCCTGTTTGTCGACAGCAAGCCGGCGGTCCGCATTACCGCGGCAGCAACAGCCATTCGTTTGACCTCGACGCGCACCTCTCCCCCCGTTGCTCCAAAGCATAAGAGCAAAAGAACAAAGCCCTAG
- a CDS encoding L-serine ammonia-lyase, with translation MNTSLFELFKIGIGPSSSHTVGPMRAALNFTLHLRQSGVLQRTSQVRAELFGSLALTGHGHATDKAVVLGLSGEAPDQVTPQTIDRILASWHTDGNILLAGEQTLALREGVELLFRRDQMYPDPETPSHPNGMRFTALDAEGNPLHMETLFSIGGGFVVNADEFGKQSSVAPRNVPYPFHSAAELLEITKKHSLTIAQAVMANEIALAGDEATVRERILAIWKVMQECTEKGMATEGILPGGLNVRRRAPRLATRLRTQGSADPLAPLDWVTIYAMAVNEENAAGGRVVTAPTNGAAGIIPAVAHYYLNFIPGADVEGILRYFLTSAAIGVLYKENASISGAEVGCQGEVGVACSMAAGGLVAALHGSNDEVEHAAEIGMEHNLGMTCDPIGGLVQIPCIERNAMGAVKAVNASRMAMHETEGHKVTLDQVIKTMYQTGLDMQSRYKETSLAGLALNVIEC, from the coding sequence TTGAATACATCTCTCTTTGAACTCTTCAAAATCGGCATCGGACCTTCTTCCTCTCATACGGTTGGCCCGATGCGTGCCGCTTTGAACTTCACACTCCATCTGCGGCAGTCTGGCGTGCTGCAGAGGACATCCCAGGTTCGCGCGGAGCTGTTCGGGTCACTTGCCCTGACCGGACATGGCCACGCGACCGACAAAGCCGTGGTGCTTGGCCTCTCCGGCGAAGCTCCGGACCAGGTCACGCCCCAGACGATCGACCGCATTCTTGCCTCGTGGCACACAGACGGAAACATCCTGCTAGCGGGTGAACAAACGCTCGCACTGCGCGAAGGCGTCGAGCTTCTCTTCCGCCGCGACCAGATGTATCCCGATCCGGAGACACCATCGCATCCCAACGGCATGCGCTTCACTGCACTCGATGCCGAAGGCAATCCGCTGCACATGGAGACGCTGTTCTCCATCGGCGGAGGCTTCGTGGTGAATGCCGACGAATTCGGCAAGCAAAGCTCCGTTGCACCACGCAATGTTCCGTATCCGTTCCACTCCGCTGCAGAGCTGTTGGAGATCACGAAGAAGCACAGCCTCACCATCGCGCAGGCAGTCATGGCGAATGAGATTGCCCTGGCCGGCGACGAAGCCACGGTGCGCGAACGAATCCTCGCCATCTGGAAGGTGATGCAGGAGTGCACCGAAAAGGGCATGGCCACGGAAGGCATTCTTCCGGGAGGGCTGAATGTACGCCGCCGCGCTCCTCGCCTGGCAACGCGTTTACGCACGCAGGGCAGCGCTGACCCGCTGGCTCCGCTGGACTGGGTAACGATCTACGCCATGGCGGTGAACGAAGAGAATGCCGCCGGTGGACGCGTCGTCACGGCACCAACCAATGGCGCGGCCGGCATCATTCCTGCTGTCGCGCACTATTACCTGAACTTCATTCCGGGCGCGGACGTAGAAGGCATCCTTCGCTACTTCCTGACGTCGGCTGCGATTGGCGTGTTGTACAAGGAGAACGCATCCATCTCCGGCGCCGAGGTTGGATGCCAGGGCGAAGTCGGCGTAGCGTGCAGCATGGCTGCCGGTGGACTTGTCGCCGCTCTGCATGGAAGCAACGATGAAGTGGAGCACGCCGCCGAGATCGGCATGGAGCATAACCTTGGCATGACCTGCGATCCCATCGGCGGCCTCGTGCAGATTCCATGCATTGAACGCAACGCAATGGGAGCCGTGAAAGCAGTGAACGCATCACGCATGGCGATGCATGAAACAGAAGGACATAAAGTCACGCTCGATCAGGTCATCAAGACGATGTATCAGACCGGACTTGATATGCAATCGCGCTACAAAGAGACCTCGCTCGCGGGTCTCGCGTTGAATGTCATCGAGTGCTGA
- a CDS encoding RsmE family RNA methyltransferase gives MTRRRWIADTWNDERTSASLLGEQAQHLARVLRAEVGQTFDVVAGGFLHRATVASVNENEVQFDLHEEQEIDHALPVHLLMAVFKFDRMEWAIEKATELGVERITPVLARRTEKHLTQAAAKRVERWRRIALEASKQSRRVAVPEIVDPMPLKAALAGETSTAKILLSETEQETTIASIIRKEEPTALAIGPEGGWTPEEMALFTQNSWTPVTIGPRILRAETAAIAALAIAGALL, from the coding sequence ATGACACGCCGCCGCTGGATTGCCGACACATGGAATGACGAACGCACCTCTGCTTCCCTGCTGGGTGAGCAGGCACAACACCTTGCACGCGTGCTGCGCGCTGAAGTGGGACAGACCTTCGATGTCGTTGCCGGAGGCTTTCTGCACCGCGCCACCGTGGCCAGCGTGAACGAGAACGAAGTGCAGTTTGATCTGCACGAAGAACAGGAGATTGATCACGCACTGCCAGTACACCTGCTGATGGCGGTCTTCAAATTTGACCGCATGGAATGGGCGATTGAGAAAGCAACGGAGCTTGGTGTGGAGCGCATTACTCCCGTGCTGGCTCGCCGCACCGAAAAACATCTGACGCAGGCTGCGGCAAAGCGTGTGGAGCGCTGGCGCCGCATTGCACTCGAAGCCAGCAAACAATCGCGCCGTGTTGCCGTTCCGGAGATCGTCGATCCCATGCCCCTGAAGGCGGCTCTTGCCGGGGAAACTTCGACTGCAAAAATTCTTCTCTCGGAGACCGAGCAGGAGACAACGATTGCCTCCATCATCCGCAAAGAGGAACCAACCGCGCTGGCCATCGGCCCCGAAGGCGGATGGACCCCGGAAGAGATGGCGCTGTTCACGCAGAACAGTTGGACACCGGTGACCATCGGCCCGCGCATCCTTCGCGCGGAGACCGCCGCCATTGCCGCGCTGGCCATTGCCGGTGCGCTACTGTAG
- the dnaJ gene encoding molecular chaperone DnaJ, producing MSATANVKIDYYEVLEVERTVSDTELKAAYRKMALKYHPDRNPGNAEAEERFKACSEAYQVLSDANKRAAYDRFGHAGVGGAGGPGGFNGGSPFGGDAQDLGDIFGDLFGEMFGGGRGGGRATREQRGRDLRYDLKLEFEEAVFGKEQEIKIRRMDLCEDCHGSGAAKGKQPITCPHCGGRGQVRMQQGFFSIARACTSCQGTGTLIVDPCPTCRGESRLQRDHTILVKVPAGVEDGTRIRYGGEGEAGRFGGPSGDLYVVLTVKAHAFFERDGDDLHCSMPVSFPQASLGAELEVPTLEGPSTIKIPEGTQSGKVIKLKGKGVPHLNSSGKGDLLVEVRVQTPTKLTKQQRELLEQLSETMAVDNAPHERGGIFGKVKDIFS from the coding sequence ATGAGTGCGACGGCAAACGTGAAGATTGATTACTACGAAGTCCTGGAAGTTGAGCGGACAGTCTCCGATACGGAGCTGAAGGCAGCCTATCGCAAGATGGCGCTGAAGTATCACCCTGACCGCAACCCTGGTAATGCCGAGGCGGAAGAGCGCTTCAAGGCATGCAGCGAGGCCTACCAGGTGCTGAGCGATGCAAACAAGCGCGCCGCGTATGACCGTTTTGGCCATGCTGGCGTTGGCGGAGCGGGCGGTCCCGGCGGATTCAACGGCGGCAGTCCCTTCGGTGGCGACGCGCAAGACCTGGGCGACATCTTCGGTGACCTGTTCGGCGAGATGTTTGGCGGCGGGCGCGGCGGTGGCCGCGCGACGCGCGAGCAGCGTGGACGCGACCTTCGCTACGACCTGAAGCTCGAGTTCGAAGAGGCTGTCTTCGGCAAGGAGCAAGAGATCAAGATCCGCCGCATGGATCTTTGCGAGGACTGTCACGGCAGCGGCGCTGCCAAGGGCAAGCAGCCCATCACCTGCCCGCACTGCGGCGGCCGTGGACAGGTTCGCATGCAGCAGGGCTTCTTCTCCATTGCGCGCGCCTGCACCTCGTGCCAGGGCACGGGCACGCTGATCGTAGACCCATGCCCCACATGCAGGGGCGAAAGCCGTCTGCAGCGCGATCACACCATCCTGGTGAAGGTGCCGGCCGGTGTTGAAGACGGCACCCGCATTCGCTATGGCGGCGAAGGTGAGGCAGGGCGCTTCGGCGGCCCCTCGGGCGATCTCTACGTGGTGCTGACGGTCAAGGCGCACGCCTTCTTTGAGCGTGACGGTGACGACCTGCACTGCTCCATGCCGGTCTCGTTCCCGCAGGCATCGCTTGGAGCGGAGCTTGAGGTGCCTACGCTCGAAGGTCCGTCCACCATCAAGATTCCAGAAGGCACGCAGAGCGGCAAGGTGATCAAGCTGAAGGGCAAGGGCGTTCCGCACCTGAACTCCAGCGGCAAGGGCGATCTTCTGGTGGAGGTCCGCGTGCAGACGCCGACCAAGCTGACCAAGCAGCAGCGCGAGTTGCTGGAGCAGTTGAGCGAGACGATGGCCGTCGACAATGCACCGCATGAACGCGGCGGCATCTTCGGCAAGGTGAAGGACATCTTCAGCTAG
- the grpE gene encoding nucleotide exchange factor GrpE, producing MNNETEVQEQAGAAPVEETAAAVEVAAPSEVETLKAERDGLVDRLARLQAEFDNFRKREAKERVDFRDYAVANAVEQFLPVLDNFQLALKSQGSAEQLRTGVELILKQMEEALKTLGVTAVETVGAQFDPHVHEALGSVETSEHPDHQVLEEVRRGYRIKDKLLRPAMVKIAINHAQVND from the coding sequence ATGAACAACGAAACTGAGGTACAGGAGCAGGCTGGAGCCGCTCCGGTGGAAGAGACTGCGGCAGCCGTGGAAGTTGCTGCGCCAAGTGAAGTGGAGACGCTGAAGGCTGAGCGCGATGGTTTGGTGGACCGTCTGGCGCGCCTGCAGGCGGAGTTTGACAACTTCCGCAAGCGCGAGGCCAAGGAGCGTGTGGACTTCCGCGATTATGCCGTGGCCAATGCGGTGGAGCAGTTTCTGCCCGTGCTGGACAACTTCCAGCTCGCGCTGAAGTCGCAGGGAAGCGCCGAGCAGCTGCGCACCGGCGTGGAACTGATTCTGAAGCAGATGGAAGAGGCTCTGAAGACCCTGGGCGTGACCGCGGTGGAGACTGTAGGCGCACAGTTCGATCCGCATGTGCATGAGGCCCTGGGTTCGGTTGAAACCTCTGAGCATCCGGATCATCAGGTATTAGAGGAAGTGCGGCGCGGATACCGCATCAAGGACAAACTGCTGCGTCCGGCCATGGTGAAGATCGCCATCAACCACGCGCAGGTGAACGACTAA
- the hrcA gene encoding heat-inducible transcriptional repressor HrcA gives MGQGLTANLSPRKLAVLTAIVEEYVSSGEPVSSQAVVRSAGGEIVGLSSATIRNLMVDLSEAGLLEQPHTSAGRIPTASGFRVYVERLRGGNPALTEQSRVVIDQQLQGIGSTQGFLERTSSVLAALSSGVGVALASARISDQLEHIYFSRLGGGRIMAVVVTRPGVVRDRMLTVGSDLAVAELEAAASYLNENFRGWTLDAIREELGHRIETERSEYQQLLSRVKELWKQALPAGETVVQTVYVDGVANLVGSHADRDRLRAMMQALEAKQHLVDLLNAYIDAQQKSVRVVFDLEEYAPGMEGLVLVAAPATIGGETRGALAVIGPQRMQYEQTMGAVSYVAQLFDRMLHAGNPTERP, from the coding sequence ATGGGGCAAGGGCTGACAGCGAACCTCTCTCCGCGAAAGCTGGCCGTGTTGACGGCGATTGTGGAAGAGTATGTCTCCTCCGGCGAGCCGGTTTCGTCGCAGGCGGTTGTGCGCAGCGCGGGCGGTGAGATTGTGGGCCTTAGCTCAGCCACCATTCGCAACCTGATGGTTGACCTCTCCGAGGCGGGTCTGCTGGAGCAGCCGCATACCTCCGCGGGACGCATTCCTACCGCTTCCGGTTTCCGTGTGTATGTGGAGCGTCTGCGTGGCGGCAACCCTGCGCTTACTGAGCAGTCGCGCGTTGTGATTGACCAGCAGTTGCAGGGAATTGGCAGCACACAGGGGTTCCTGGAACGCACCAGCAGTGTGCTTGCTGCCCTGTCGAGCGGTGTGGGTGTTGCGCTGGCCAGCGCGCGTATCAGTGACCAGTTGGAGCATATCTACTTCTCGCGCCTGGGCGGCGGCCGCATTATGGCCGTGGTGGTGACGCGCCCCGGTGTCGTGCGCGACCGCATGTTGACGGTGGGCAGTGACCTGGCCGTGGCGGAGCTGGAAGCGGCGGCCAGCTATCTGAATGAAAATTTCCGCGGCTGGACGCTCGACGCGATTCGCGAGGAGCTTGGACACCGCATTGAGACCGAGCGCAGCGAGTACCAGCAACTGCTGTCGCGCGTCAAAGAACTTTGGAAGCAGGCGCTTCCGGCAGGCGAGACCGTGGTGCAGACCGTCTACGTAGACGGCGTGGCCAACCTGGTGGGCAGCCACGCGGACCGTGACCGTCTGCGGGCGATGATGCAGGCCCTGGAGGCCAAGCAGCACCTGGTGGACCTGCTGAACGCCTACATTGACGCGCAGCAGAAGAGCGTCCGCGTCGTTTTCGATCTGGAAGAGTATGCTCCCGGCATGGAAGGGCTGGTGCTGGTGGCCGCGCCCGCGACCATCGGTGGCGAGACCCGCGGCGCCCTGGCGGTGATTGGGCCGCAGCGCATGCAGTACGAGCAGACGATGGGAGCGGTCAGTTACGTAGCACAGCTGTTTGACCGCATGCTGCATGCCGGCAATCCCACAGAGCGGCCCTGA
- a CDS encoding Mrp/NBP35 family ATP-binding protein, producing the protein MGHMGHNAPQGPQRLPGIANVIAVGSGKGGVGKTTTSVNLAIALAKLGYRVGLVDADIYGPNVPLMLGSQKQPNVIGDNRIEPITAHGVKFISIGLISPGDKPMVMRGPMLHQIIRQFLQQVDWGELDYLVVDLPPGTGDVVISLVQTVPLTGAVVVSTGSSVALQDARKALEMFHQVNVEVLGMVENMSQMRLPDGTILDVFGAGGTEQTARQFGLHFLGSVDLDPEIRSGGDRGLPVALGGESSERAKGFYEIARNVVARAAEVSDKADDVLEIT; encoded by the coding sequence ATGGGACACATGGGACATAACGCGCCGCAGGGACCGCAGCGGCTGCCAGGAATCGCAAATGTAATTGCAGTGGGCAGCGGCAAGGGCGGCGTAGGCAAGACCACCACCAGCGTGAACCTGGCGATTGCGCTGGCGAAGCTGGGATATCGCGTGGGCCTGGTGGATGCCGATATCTACGGACCGAATGTGCCCCTGATGCTGGGTTCACAGAAGCAGCCGAACGTCATCGGCGACAACCGCATTGAGCCCATTACGGCGCACGGCGTGAAGTTTATCTCGATTGGCCTGATCTCGCCCGGCGACAAGCCGATGGTGATGCGTGGACCGATGCTGCACCAGATCATCCGCCAGTTCCTGCAGCAGGTGGATTGGGGTGAGCTGGATTACCTGGTGGTCGATCTGCCGCCGGGAACGGGTGACGTGGTCATCTCGCTGGTCCAGACGGTGCCGCTGACAGGAGCCGTGGTCGTTTCCACCGGATCGAGCGTCGCTCTGCAGGACGCCCGCAAGGCCCTGGAGATGTTCCACCAGGTAAATGTCGAGGTGCTGGGCATGGTGGAGAACATGAGCCAGATGCGGTTGCCGGACGGCACCATTCTGGATGTCTTCGGTGCTGGCGGCACGGAGCAGACGGCACGCCAGTTCGGCCTGCACTTTTTGGGCAGCGTCGATCTTGACCCGGAGATTCGCTCCGGCGGTGACCGCGGCCTGCCGGTAGCGCTGGGTGGCGAGAGTTCCGAGCGTGCGAAGGGCTTCTACGAGATTGCCAGGAACGTGGTGGCGCGCGCGGCCGAGGTGAGTGACAAGGCCGACGACGTGCTGGAGATCACGTAG
- a CDS encoding acyl-CoA thioesterase has protein sequence MQEKRQRTVRESQAERSEVIFPGDANGLGNLFGGRLMQFIDLVGAVAAYRHARATTVVTASMDSLDFVAPVHVGEVLILKASVNRAFRTSMEVGVKAMVEDPKTGNLRHVSSAYLTYVAVDDSGHPVEVDCLVPETEHQKRRFDDALKRREARSGEVERKKRLRKSLENAWYI, from the coding sequence ATGCAAGAGAAGCGACAGCGGACGGTCCGCGAAAGCCAGGCCGAACGCAGCGAAGTCATCTTCCCCGGCGATGCCAATGGACTTGGCAACCTGTTTGGCGGCCGCCTGATGCAGTTTATTGACCTGGTGGGCGCCGTGGCCGCATACCGCCACGCGCGGGCTACGACGGTCGTCACCGCCAGCATGGATTCGCTGGACTTCGTCGCACCGGTTCACGTGGGCGAGGTGCTGATTCTAAAGGCCAGCGTCAACCGCGCCTTCCGTACCTCCATGGAGGTGGGTGTGAAGGCGATGGTGGAAGATCCGAAGACGGGCAATCTCCGCCATGTTTCTTCGGCGTACCTGACCTACGTTGCTGTGGATGACAGCGGGCACCCGGTCGAGGTGGATTGCCTGGTGCCGGAGACCGAGCATCAGAAGCGCCGCTTTGACGATGCCCTGAAGCGCCGCGAGGCGCGCAGTGGCGAGGTTGAGCGAAAAAAGCGGCTCCGCAAGAGCCTTGAGAACGCCTGGTACATCTAA
- a CDS encoding tetratricopeptide repeat protein gives MDKIAALSEILTMDPANAFARYGLAMEYLGQGDTDKALAEFQTLREHQPDYVPGHQMAAQTLIKLGRYSEARERLETGLAAAEKTGNGHAISELSGLLSDLP, from the coding sequence ATGGACAAGATTGCAGCACTCTCGGAAATTCTGACGATGGACCCCGCCAACGCCTTTGCCCGCTATGGGCTTGCCATGGAATACCTTGGCCAGGGCGACACGGACAAGGCCCTTGCCGAGTTCCAGACGCTACGCGAGCACCAGCCCGACTACGTTCCCGGCCACCAGATGGCCGCGCAGACCCTGATCAAGCTTGGCCGCTACAGCGAGGCCCGCGAGCGCCTGGAGACGGGCCTTGCCGCCGCTGAAAAAACCGGCAATGGACACGCTATTTCCGAATTGTCGGGCCTATTAAGCGATTTGCCGTAA
- a CDS encoding MgtC/SapB family protein, with amino-acid sequence MPASWFPAMSPDVSMTSIALRLGLATISSAAIGFNRDERSHPAGLRTIMLVCMAATLASLELNLLLPTVGKAANSFVQIDPMRLPLGILTGIGFIGAGAIVRRDNFVTGLTTAATIWVVTVLGILFGAGQLVLGSIGAASTIFVLWILEYVDDRLPRKKRGTLSVSVEYTPTIESEVIALLASTGFIADRWRVSHDRVNGITTLSCDVTWKASGGRQPRIPRPFTELRALQGLRTFSWEE; translated from the coding sequence ATGCCTGCCAGTTGGTTCCCTGCCATGTCGCCCGATGTCTCCATGACCAGCATTGCGCTGCGTCTCGGCCTGGCAACAATCAGTTCCGCCGCCATCGGTTTCAATCGTGACGAGCGTTCGCACCCTGCCGGGCTGCGCACCATCATGCTGGTCTGCATGGCCGCAACGCTGGCATCGCTGGAGCTGAACCTGCTGCTGCCCACGGTGGGCAAAGCCGCCAACTCCTTCGTGCAGATTGATCCCATGCGGCTGCCTCTGGGCATCCTCACCGGCATCGGCTTCATCGGCGCAGGCGCCATCGTGCGCCGCGATAACTTCGTGACCGGCCTGACCACCGCCGCCACCATCTGGGTGGTCACCGTTCTGGGTATTTTGTTCGGTGCCGGCCAGCTTGTTCTGGGCAGCATCGGAGCCGCTTCCACCATCTTCGTTCTCTGGATCCTGGAGTATGTCGATGACCGTCTTCCACGCAAGAAGCGAGGCACGTTATCGGTGTCGGTGGAATACACACCCACCATCGAGTCTGAAGTGATTGCCCTGCTTGCCAGCACAGGCTTCATCGCGGACCGCTGGCGTGTTTCGCATGACCGCGTCAACGGTATAACCACTCTGAGCTGCGATGTGACATGGAAAGCCTCCGGAGGCCGCCAGCCGCGCATACCCCGGCCATTTACTGAACTGCGCGCACTCCAGGGACTTCGCACCTTCTCGTGGGAAGAGTAA